In the Herpetosiphon gulosus genome, GAATCCACAAGCCAAAGGCGGTGACAATCAGCAAACAGCCAAAGGTCAGCCAAGCCCGTTGCGTTTCGGCCCGATTAGCTTTGGGTAACCGTGGACGTTGCCAAGGCAGCCATGCCAAGAGCCATAAGCCAATCGCTAACAGCCATGTCCAGGTCGAGAGTGGGTTGAATTCATTGCCAAAGAGATTATTCCATGCGACGAAACCGCTAAGAAAAGCCACAGCGCTCATTCCTAGACGTAAGGTTAGGTGATCTAACGGCTGATCGTTGAGTTCGGGCAGGCCATCGGCTTGGGGTGGTTGGCGCTTAATCAGCCACCACCAAATGCCTAGTGCGACGACTGCCCCAAGCAAAACTGCCCCATTGAAATGGCGGAACTCAAGTTGGGCTTGAACCTTGAGCATGAGCGCTAGGGCTGTTCCAAGCAAGCCTAAAAGCCAAAGCCAGCCTAGGCGCTGGCTTGGGAAGACACCTCGTAGCATGGACACGATCTCCTGACAGACTTAACTCAAGGGCTTGCGGGCTTTGACAAAGACATTTACAAAGCTGCGTTTATCTAAAGTTTCTGGGCTTTCATTCAATTGGTCAACATAATTGATAATACCGCGTGCAATGTTGAGCGGGTTCAATTTGCTGCCTTGGTTTTGGTCGCCACGCATGCGGTCGGCGCTCTTCATCCAGCTTTCGGGCAAGATGCCCGATTCAATTAAAGGCTTGCCAATGCCATAAACCACATAGGGAGTCATCGGAATAGCATAGTGGGTGGCTTCTTCGCAGCATTCAACCTCGAAATCAGCCATCCGCACTTGGCGTACTAATTCGGCTGGCTCATACAAACGCACATGGTTTTCCCAAATGCTGCCAAATTTGGTGTGGGTAAAGGGTTTGCCACCAAGTCGCGTCCAGATCCAGCTGGCGGGGTCCCACCACAGCGGATAATTGGCATGTGGCACTGAGATTGCCAAAATGCCGCCTGGCTTGAGGATGCGCCGTAATTCGTGCAAGGCTGCTTGTTGATCGGGAATATGTTCGAGCACTTCTGAGAGCAGAATTTTATCGAAGCTATTATCAGCAAAGGGCATGCCTTGACCATCGCCACGCACAAAGGTCGCCCGATTGGCATGTTCTTGGCCAACTAAGAGCCGATCAAAGGCT is a window encoding:
- a CDS encoding class I SAM-dependent methyltransferase; translation: MNMTEQPYAPLAPRDAALMDTMLRNEADPAYSRRARRLMQYLDLQDGDTVLDCGCGYGFYTQMIDKLRDLRVVGFDEAFDRLLVGQEHANRATFVRGDGQGMPFADNSFDKILLSEVLEHIPDQQAALHELRRILKPGGILAISVPHANYPLWWDPASWIWTRLGGKPFTHTKFGSIWENHVRLYEPAELVRQVRMADFEVECCEEATHYAIPMTPYVVYGIGKPLIESGILPESWMKSADRMRGDQNQGSKLNPLNIARGIINYVDQLNESPETLDKRSFVNVFVKARKPLS